One stretch of Natronobacterium gregoryi SP2 DNA includes these proteins:
- the flaJ gene encoding archaellar assembly protein FlaJ: MSIAENASSAANLSRSIIRSYDQMELPTRIYVPFVLAPAFLIFLGTIVAAIVIDAFLLVKLLIPVFGLLMFASAVGYPRLAVDSRRIEMENRFHLFVIHMTVLSTTNIDRMEVLRKLAAEDEYGELAREFQRVVDLVDVWHMSLGDACRRRAAEVPSDSVADLLERMAYTLGAGQGLDDFLLKEQEVLIDKYSSAYRQSLSNLDVLKDLYLAMIISMTFALVFAVVLPLLTGNDPTLTVTLVIVLFLFVQIGFMFVIKAVVPDDPIWYLEDGYRTFRKKLLLASTVVGVVLSMIFIVVMTLIFFELIPGSEHVPIKAIPLLMYMPIATSPLLIPGFVFWYHERQVFNRDREFPNFIRALGASESAKQSTTTEVLSTLRKKDFGPLTDAVDDLYRRLNMRLSTGQSWRYFTGDVGSYLIQKFSEMYLVGRDMGGSPKKLGELISKNMSEIVNLREERKQQTTTLVGVIYGITAASSFAFFIGLELAIMMSGFDIGLDRTVAGTSPNLGAQLIHTEQYDILMLRYLIILVLIFNAFLSSIVIRVADGGHFGNSYIHFTALLWLGAITGAITQRLIDALIVVDL, from the coding sequence ATGAGCATTGCTGAAAACGCGTCGTCGGCAGCCAATCTGAGCAGGTCCATCATTCGGTCGTACGACCAGATGGAGCTGCCGACGCGGATCTACGTGCCTTTCGTTCTCGCTCCCGCATTTCTGATATTCCTCGGGACGATCGTCGCCGCGATCGTCATCGACGCGTTCCTCCTGGTCAAGCTCCTGATCCCGGTCTTCGGGCTATTGATGTTCGCGTCGGCAGTCGGTTATCCACGACTGGCCGTCGACAGCCGTCGGATCGAGATGGAAAACCGGTTTCACCTGTTCGTGATCCACATGACGGTCCTGTCGACGACGAACATCGACCGGATGGAAGTCCTGCGGAAGCTGGCGGCCGAAGACGAGTATGGCGAACTCGCCAGGGAGTTTCAGCGGGTCGTCGACCTCGTCGACGTCTGGCACATGAGTCTCGGCGACGCCTGTCGGCGGCGAGCGGCCGAGGTGCCGAGCGATTCTGTCGCCGACCTGCTCGAGCGGATGGCGTACACGCTTGGGGCGGGCCAGGGGCTCGACGATTTCCTGCTGAAAGAACAGGAAGTGCTGATCGACAAGTACTCCTCGGCGTACAGACAGTCACTCAGTAATCTGGACGTCCTGAAGGATCTCTATCTCGCGATGATCATCTCGATGACGTTTGCGCTCGTGTTCGCGGTCGTGCTCCCGCTGTTGACGGGGAACGATCCGACGCTGACGGTGACGCTGGTCATCGTCTTGTTCCTGTTCGTTCAGATCGGGTTCATGTTCGTGATCAAGGCGGTTGTTCCCGACGACCCGATCTGGTATCTCGAGGACGGGTATCGGACGTTCAGAAAGAAGTTGTTGCTCGCGTCGACGGTCGTCGGCGTCGTCCTGAGTATGATCTTCATCGTCGTCATGACGCTGATTTTCTTCGAGCTCATTCCGGGGTCGGAACACGTTCCGATCAAGGCCATTCCGTTGTTGATGTACATGCCGATCGCGACGTCGCCGCTTTTGATCCCGGGATTCGTGTTCTGGTATCACGAACGACAGGTGTTCAACCGGGATCGGGAGTTCCCGAACTTCATTCGTGCGCTTGGGGCAAGCGAGAGTGCGAAGCAGTCGACGACGACCGAAGTGCTGTCGACGCTCCGGAAGAAAGACTTCGGACCGTTGACTGATGCGGTCGACGACCTCTATCGGCGACTGAATATGCGCTTGAGTACGGGGCAGTCCTGGCGGTACTTCACCGGCGACGTGGGCTCGTATCTGATCCAGAAGTTCAGTGAGATGTACCTGGTCGGCCGAGACATGGGTGGCAGCCCGAAGAAACTCGGCGAACTCATCAGCAAGAACATGAGCGAGATCGTCAACCTGCGCGAGGAGCGCAAACAGCAGACGACGACGCTCGTCGGAGTTATCTACGGTATCACCGCTGCGTCGTCGTTCGCGTTCTTCATCGGACTCGAGTTAGCGATCATGATGTCTGGGTTCGACATCGGCCTCGATCGGACGGTTGCCGGCACGAGCCCGAATCTCGGTGCACAGCTCATTCACACCGAACAGTACGACATCCTCATGCTTCGGTATCTGATTATCCTCGTGTTGATCTTCAATGCTTTCCTCTCGTCGATCGTGATCCGCGTGGCCGACGGTGGTCACTTCGGGAACTCTTATATCCATTTCACTGCGCTGCTGTGGCTGGGGGCGATCACTGGCGCGATCACCCAGCGGCTGATCGACGCGCTCATCGTGGTCGACCTGTGA
- a CDS encoding DUF7500 family protein — translation MTDTNEGGSPKDNADVPPVLPNEQQTASDTGGVLSPEDLDISESPYVDEISEGRYVVSADRTPPNVPGRGNESLPARQSETRPERRDSRDARPPTDRSVQSPEAARSLLADELERTDTRYGLDIVARFGDDTARHRMTSNDVLDTFNSLVFWYARNVARNTRTDRAASLLFAKSDFDAALTAPQIRAALKEHDLDTTSTVGELLAELE, via the coding sequence ATGACAGACACTAACGAAGGGGGCTCCCCGAAAGACAACGCGGACGTGCCGCCGGTCTTGCCGAACGAACAGCAGACAGCGTCCGATACTGGCGGCGTCCTCTCTCCCGAGGACCTCGACATCTCCGAGAGCCCGTACGTCGACGAAATCTCCGAGGGGCGATACGTGGTGTCGGCAGACCGCACCCCACCGAACGTCCCTGGAAGAGGGAACGAATCGCTTCCTGCACGGCAGTCGGAGACTCGCCCGGAACGGCGGGACAGTCGCGACGCTCGACCACCCACAGACCGGTCAGTCCAGAGCCCCGAAGCCGCCAGATCCCTCCTGGCCGACGAACTCGAGCGGACCGACACCCGCTACGGACTCGACATCGTCGCCCGGTTCGGCGACGACACGGCCCGCCACCGGATGACGTCGAACGACGTACTAGACACGTTCAACAGCCTCGTGTTCTGGTACGCCCGAAACGTCGCACGCAACACCCGGACCGACCGCGCAGCGTCGCTGCTCTTTGCTAAGTCCGACTTCGACGCGGCACTAACCGCGCCCCAGATTCGAGCAGCCCTCAAAGAACACGACCTCGACACGACAAGCACCGTCGGCGAACTACTCGCGGAACTCGAGTAA